The Spirosoma radiotolerans genome has a window encoding:
- the mnmH gene encoding tRNA 2-selenouridine(34) synthase MnmH, translated as MIHQLSVEDFLMKARTLPVIDVRSPGEYGHAHIPGAVSIPLFDNDERAQVGTKYKNAGKDAAVLLGLNFVGPKLASFVKQSKKLNPKDKEVLVHCWRGGMRSGSFAWLLDTAGLTASTLIGGYKAYRNEVLASFARPLNLIIIGGKTGSGKTDILKELARQGEQIMDLEGLANHKGSSYGAIGQLAQPATEQFENKLFHTLLTLDNSRRIWIEDESRSIGSCFIPMALWQQMRMASVAFIDMPKDKRVHRLVAEYATIDHGSLVEATERIRKRLGGKVTKDALDALARHDYATVADLTLDYYDKAYLHGLAQRDSATISPIDTQKDEPSQTAQRLIEWANALQR; from the coding sequence ATGATTCATCAATTATCCGTCGAAGATTTTTTAATGAAAGCGCGCACCCTGCCCGTCATTGATGTTCGGTCGCCGGGCGAGTACGGTCATGCCCATATTCCGGGTGCGGTGAGCATTCCACTTTTCGACAACGATGAACGGGCGCAGGTTGGCACCAAGTACAAAAACGCGGGTAAAGATGCGGCCGTTTTGCTAGGGCTCAACTTTGTAGGGCCTAAACTGGCAAGCTTTGTCAAGCAATCGAAAAAGCTTAACCCGAAAGACAAGGAAGTGCTGGTTCATTGCTGGCGGGGCGGCATGCGGAGCGGCTCTTTTGCGTGGCTACTGGATACGGCCGGACTGACTGCATCTACGCTGATTGGCGGCTACAAAGCGTACCGGAATGAAGTGCTGGCCAGTTTTGCCAGACCACTCAACCTGATCATCATTGGTGGCAAAACGGGCAGTGGCAAAACGGATATCCTTAAGGAACTAGCCCGGCAAGGCGAACAGATTATGGATCTGGAAGGACTCGCGAATCATAAAGGATCGTCTTATGGCGCTATTGGGCAACTGGCTCAGCCAGCCACGGAACAGTTTGAGAATAAACTGTTTCATACCCTTCTGACATTAGACAACAGCCGCCGAATCTGGATTGAAGATGAAAGCCGCAGTATCGGCTCATGCTTCATTCCAATGGCGCTCTGGCAACAGATGCGGATGGCATCTGTTGCCTTCATCGACATGCCGAAAGACAAGCGTGTGCATCGACTTGTGGCCGAGTATGCTACTATTGACCATGGTTCACTCGTCGAAGCAACCGAGCGAATTCGCAAACGGCTTGGCGGAAAAGTGACTAAAGATGCCCTCGACGCGCTGGCTCGGCATGATTATGCAACTGTGGCCGACTTAACCCTCGACTATTACGACAAAGCCTACTTACACGGCTTGGCACAACGCGACTCGGCCACAATTTCTCCTATTGATACTCAGAAAGACGAGCCTTCACAAACGGCTCAACGGCTGATCGAGTGGGCAAACGCCCTACAACGCTGA
- a CDS encoding fumarate reductase/succinate dehydrogenase flavoprotein subunit, which yields MQLESKIPAGPLAEKWARQKFSLKLVNPANKRKYDIIVVGTGLAGASAAASLAELGYNVKAFCFQDSPRRAHSIAAQGGINAAKNYQNDGDSVFRLFYDTIKGGDYRAREANVHRLAEVSVNIIDQCVAQGVPFAREYGGTLANRSFGGAQVSRTFYARGQTGQQLLLGAYSALSRQVANGKVKLYPRTEMLDLVVEGGKARGIVTRNLITGKIESHSAHAVLLCTGGYGNVFYLSTNAMGSNVTAAWRAHKKGAYFANPCFTQIHPTCIPVSGHYQSKLTLMSESLRNDGRVWAPKSKEDARRIQKGELKPTDLSEDARDYFLERRYPAFGNLVPRDVASRNAKNMCDEGRGVSKTGLAVYLDFADAIKRDGQKTIEAKYGNLFEMYEKITGENPYETPMMIYPAVHYTMGGLWVDYNLMTTIPGLYALGEANFSDHGANRLGASALMQGLADGYFVIPYTVGDYLATIGPADKISVDAPAFKEAEKKIHDQVNQLLTIKGERPVDDLHKELGHIMWEYCGMARNEEGLKIAKQKIQALKKEFWTNVKVLGESEEMNQALEQAGRVADFIELGELMVDDALNRNESCGGHFREEFQTPDGEALRDDANYAYVAAWEYQGEGKPEVLNKELLEFENVKLTQRSYK from the coding sequence ATGCAACTGGAATCTAAAATCCCCGCAGGTCCTTTAGCCGAAAAATGGGCACGGCAAAAATTTTCCCTGAAGCTGGTCAATCCAGCCAACAAGCGGAAATACGATATTATTGTAGTTGGCACAGGTCTGGCCGGTGCATCCGCGGCTGCGTCGCTGGCCGAGTTAGGCTATAATGTAAAAGCGTTTTGCTTTCAGGATAGTCCCCGCCGGGCGCACTCCATTGCGGCCCAGGGTGGAATCAACGCGGCTAAAAATTACCAGAACGATGGCGACAGCGTGTTCCGGTTATTCTACGATACCATTAAAGGTGGTGACTATCGGGCTCGTGAAGCAAATGTTCACCGGCTGGCCGAAGTCAGTGTCAATATCATCGACCAATGTGTAGCCCAGGGCGTTCCCTTTGCCCGTGAGTACGGCGGTACCCTGGCAAACCGCTCGTTTGGTGGCGCCCAGGTATCACGTACGTTCTACGCACGTGGTCAAACGGGGCAGCAATTGCTGCTGGGTGCCTATTCGGCGTTAAGTCGTCAGGTAGCCAACGGGAAAGTGAAGCTGTACCCACGGACCGAAATGCTCGATCTGGTGGTCGAAGGAGGAAAAGCACGGGGAATCGTGACCCGTAATCTGATCACGGGTAAAATTGAGTCGCATTCGGCTCATGCCGTGTTGCTTTGCACAGGTGGCTATGGCAACGTATTCTACTTGTCGACTAATGCGATGGGTAGCAACGTGACAGCCGCCTGGCGTGCCCACAAGAAGGGAGCTTATTTCGCAAACCCCTGTTTCACACAGATTCACCCCACCTGTATTCCGGTATCGGGCCATTACCAGTCCAAACTGACGCTGATGTCGGAGTCGTTGCGGAATGACGGCCGGGTTTGGGCACCGAAATCAAAAGAAGATGCACGGCGGATTCAGAAAGGTGAGTTGAAACCGACTGATTTGTCCGAAGATGCTCGTGATTACTTCCTGGAGCGCCGTTATCCTGCTTTCGGTAACCTCGTACCTCGTGACGTAGCTTCTCGAAATGCGAAAAACATGTGCGACGAAGGGCGAGGAGTAAGTAAAACAGGATTGGCTGTTTACCTGGATTTTGCCGATGCCATCAAGCGCGACGGTCAGAAAACGATTGAAGCCAAATATGGTAACCTCTTCGAAATGTACGAAAAGATCACCGGCGAAAATCCATATGAAACACCGATGATGATTTATCCCGCTGTTCACTATACGATGGGAGGTTTGTGGGTAGACTACAATTTGATGACGACCATTCCGGGTCTGTATGCCCTTGGCGAAGCGAACTTCTCGGATCACGGCGCCAACCGTCTTGGCGCTTCGGCTCTGATGCAGGGGCTTGCTGATGGTTATTTCGTGATTCCGTATACCGTTGGTGATTACCTGGCAACGATTGGGCCCGCGGATAAAATATCCGTCGATGCCCCCGCTTTTAAAGAGGCCGAAAAGAAAATCCACGACCAGGTCAATCAATTATTGACGATCAAAGGCGAACGGCCGGTTGATGATTTGCATAAAGAACTGGGCCATATTATGTGGGAGTACTGCGGTATGGCGCGGAACGAAGAAGGGCTGAAGATCGCCAAGCAAAAGATCCAGGCGCTGAAAAAAGAGTTCTGGACAAATGTGAAAGTGTTGGGCGAGTCGGAGGAGATGAACCAGGCGCTGGAGCAGGCAGGACGTGTCGCTGATTTCATTGAGCTTGGCGAACTGATGGTCGACGACGCGCTGAACCGTAACGAATCCTGCGGTGGTCACTTCCGGGAAGAGTTCCAAACGCCCGATGGGGAAGCCCTGCGTGACGATGCCAATTACGCCTATGTGGCGGCTTGGGAGTATCAGGGTGAAGGAAAACCCGAAGTACTCAACAAAGAGTTGCTTGAGTTTGAGAATGTGAAATTGACACAGCGGAGTTATAAATAA
- the prfA gene encoding peptide chain release factor 1, with product MLDQLEAIRERFNEVSQQIVQPEVVSDQKRFMKLSKEYKDLEKIVVQYQAYQQLLEEIENARKVIATEKDEDFREMAKGELDELLPRREAQEETLKEMLMPKDPNDSKNVILEIRGGTGGDEAAIFAGDIFRMYQRFCEKMGWKMSLVDFTEGTSGGYKEIVTEIEGEDVYGKLKFESGVHRVQRVPATETQGRIHTSAASVAVLPEAEEVDVELNMNDIRKDTFCSSGAGGQSVNTTYSAVRLTHIPTGLVVQCQDERSQLKNFDKALTVLRSRLYEIELQKHNDAIASQRKTMVGSGDRSDKIRTYNYPQSRVTDHRIGLTVYNLPAVMDGGIGEFIEQLRIAENAERLKEGATT from the coding sequence ATGCTTGATCAGTTAGAAGCCATTCGTGAACGCTTCAACGAAGTATCTCAACAAATTGTACAGCCCGAAGTCGTTTCGGACCAGAAGCGATTTATGAAGTTGAGTAAAGAATACAAAGATTTAGAAAAAATCGTTGTGCAGTATCAGGCTTATCAGCAACTGCTGGAAGAAATTGAGAACGCCCGGAAAGTTATTGCTACCGAGAAAGATGAAGATTTTCGGGAAATGGCCAAAGGTGAGTTAGATGAACTGCTGCCACGCCGGGAAGCTCAGGAAGAAACGCTCAAAGAGATGTTGATGCCGAAAGATCCCAATGACAGCAAAAATGTCATTCTCGAAATTCGCGGGGGCACCGGTGGCGACGAAGCAGCCATTTTTGCGGGCGATATTTTCCGAATGTATCAGCGTTTTTGCGAGAAAATGGGCTGGAAAATGTCGCTTGTTGACTTTACCGAAGGAACATCAGGTGGTTATAAAGAAATAGTTACCGAGATCGAAGGCGAAGACGTATATGGCAAGTTAAAATTTGAATCGGGGGTTCACCGGGTGCAACGGGTACCGGCTACCGAAACGCAGGGCCGGATTCATACTTCGGCCGCCAGCGTTGCGGTACTACCCGAAGCCGAAGAGGTAGACGTTGAGCTCAATATGAACGACATTCGTAAGGATACGTTCTGTTCGTCGGGAGCGGGTGGTCAGTCTGTAAACACCACGTATTCGGCCGTGCGGCTCACGCACATTCCGACGGGTTTGGTCGTGCAATGCCAGGACGAACGCTCGCAGTTAAAAAACTTCGACAAAGCGCTGACGGTACTTCGGTCAAGGCTTTACGAAATTGAATTGCAAAAGCATAACGACGCTATTGCGTCACAGCGCAAAACGATGGTTGGCAGTGGCGATCGTTCCGATAAAATCAGAACGTACAATTACCCGCAAAGCCGCGTGACCGATCACCGTATTGGCCTAACAGTTTATAACCTCCCGGCCGTAATGGATGGCGGTATTGGCGAGTTTATCGAGCAGCTTCGCATTGCCGAGAACGCCGAACGCTTGAAGGAAGGAGCAACGACTTAA
- a CDS encoding succinate dehydrogenase/fumarate reductase iron-sulfur subunit: MKINLKVWRQKNSNTAGKLVEYHLDEVSEDMSFLEMFDVLNDSLTRKGEDPVTFDHDCREGICGMCSMYINGRAHGPQTGATTCQLHMRSFNDGDTIVVEPWRARAFPVVKDLMVDRSAFDRIIQSGGYVSVNTGSAPDANEILVPRTIADEAMDAAACIGCGACVAACKNASAMLFVSAKVSQLAILPQGHSEHKERAERMVAQMDAEGFGACSFTGACSVECPKSISLDHIARLNREYLGAKLSSENVQG; encoded by the coding sequence ATGAAGATTAACCTAAAAGTCTGGAGACAGAAAAATAGTAATACAGCCGGTAAACTAGTAGAATACCACCTGGATGAGGTATCGGAAGATATGTCGTTCCTAGAAATGTTCGATGTACTAAATGACTCGCTGACCCGCAAAGGTGAAGATCCCGTAACCTTCGACCACGATTGCCGCGAGGGTATCTGTGGCATGTGTTCCATGTATATCAATGGGCGCGCACACGGGCCACAAACGGGTGCTACTACTTGCCAACTGCATATGCGCTCATTTAATGATGGCGACACTATTGTGGTTGAACCCTGGCGGGCTAGAGCTTTCCCCGTTGTGAAAGACTTGATGGTCGACCGGTCGGCTTTTGATCGGATCATCCAATCGGGTGGCTATGTGTCGGTAAATACCGGCTCGGCACCAGACGCGAACGAGATTCTTGTTCCGCGTACCATTGCCGATGAGGCTATGGATGCAGCCGCTTGTATTGGCTGTGGTGCTTGTGTGGCTGCCTGCAAAAATGCGTCAGCTATGCTTTTTGTATCGGCCAAAGTATCGCAGCTGGCCATTCTGCCACAAGGGCATTCGGAGCACAAAGAGCGGGCCGAACGCATGGTTGCTCAAATGGATGCCGAGGGCTTTGGTGCCTGTTCGTTTACGGGTGCTTGCTCGGTTGAGTGCCCCAAATCAATTTCGCTCGATCATATTGCCCGCCTGAATCGCGAGTATCTGGGCGCAAAATTGTCGTCGGAAAACGTACAGGGATAG
- a CDS encoding GtrA family protein, whose protein sequence is MAGGLFNRRDILAYFIVAAIGATVQLIAGSLFQDWFQLSYEQALFAGYVIAFIAGFFLTKLFAFNAKNSAKTQREAVKFTLVSIISCLITVYGASILYDFSVQKFQIATVIIPFSVKVVNLNKLVAHTTGMGLSFISNYVLHKSFTFRNTGFYERLKKLLNL, encoded by the coding sequence ATGGCAGGTGGGCTTTTCAATCGCAGGGATATCCTTGCTTACTTTATCGTTGCCGCTATCGGCGCTACCGTACAACTCATAGCAGGAAGTTTATTTCAGGATTGGTTTCAACTGAGTTATGAACAGGCTTTGTTCGCGGGTTACGTAATTGCTTTTATTGCAGGCTTTTTTCTAACGAAACTCTTTGCTTTCAACGCAAAAAATTCAGCTAAAACACAGCGGGAAGCCGTCAAGTTTACGCTTGTGTCGATCATTTCCTGTCTCATCACTGTATATGGCGCTTCGATCCTTTATGACTTTTCAGTTCAGAAATTTCAGATTGCTACTGTGATTATTCCCTTTTCCGTAAAAGTGGTGAATCTAAATAAACTTGTAGCGCACACGACGGGCATGGGATTGAGCTTTATCAGTAATTACGTATTACACAAGTCGTTTACATTTCGTAATACCGGCTTCTATGAACGGTTGAAGAAACTGTTGAATTTGTAG